Genomic window (Candidatus Bathyarchaeota archaeon):
AAACCTGAAACAAATAGAATCCTCAGGACATGTTGACGACCAAACCATGAACCTTCAGATATTGATATTTCTGTTACGGGCGCATCCTGGATCCCGCTCTGAGATATCGTTAAAGTAGGCGAAGGCTCGGGCTCTGCATCCTCCACATATGAATCGATATTCACATGATCCGCAATTGTTGTGGAGTTGATTTCTATCACACAATTTAGCTAGAACATTGCTGTTATGCCAAATGTTCATTAGGGATGTTTCTCTAAGGTTTCCAACAGTTAGGCTGGGCATGAATACGCATGGTGAAACGTCACCGTTAGGTTGCAGAGCGCAGTAGAGTCTGCCTGCTCCGCATCCGCCTATAAACTCAGCTAACACCTTAAGATTCCAAGAAGCCTCCCCAACATAGAAGTGGGTTGGAGCTACATTTACGCCTCCGGAGGATTCCAAGCTGACACGTGCATATTGTGGGGCTGTACTGAGAACTTCTATTTCGCCACCCCTGCTCTCATTAAACAAAATTTTGAGAAGCTGCTCTCTCTGTTCAGGCGTCAAATCAATGTTAAATGAGTCTGCACCTCTTCCGGTTGGAATGAAATTGAAGGCGATGAACCTCTTAACATTCAACTTTCTCGCCAACTCTATTATCTTCGGTACCTCTTGAAAGTTGAGTCTCGTCACTGTCGTCGCAATACATGTGTAGATACCTTCAGTCACACAATTTCGAATTCCTTGAAGGGTCTTTTCGAAGGCTCCATCGACTCCACGAAACTCGTCGTGTCTTTCAGGGTCAGGGAAGTCCAGGCTTACTTCAACATAGTCTACGCCAAGAGACCGCAGCTTCTTTGCTAAATCCCTTGTGATCAATGTGCCGTTTGTGGCGATTGCAAGGTGCATTCCTCTCTTCTTAATCTTCATAGCGACTTCGAAGAAGTCTCTTGCCATCAATGGTTCGCCGCCGGAGAATGCTATGGAAACCACCCCTGCATCCGCAAGTTCCTCAACCACCCTGAGCTTCTCCAAGGTTGAAAGCTCGTCAGGTTTCTGCAATCCAGCTCTTTGATAACAATGTTTACATTTCAGGTTGCAGGCATCCGTTAGATTCCATACTACTAGGAATGGTGAGTCTAATAGTTGGGGTTTCGTCACGCCGTACCTTGCGATGCCTCGTAGAACGGCGAGTAGCCCTCTTCTTGTTGTTGACTCAGAAAAATATTCAGTGAAGGAATCTCTGTCAACCCCAAAAACTTTCAATCCAGTATTTATCATTATGCTGAGTAGTGACGAATATACTTTACATGAGAGGGTTTGAGGTTCAGCTTTATGCAGGTATATCATCATAGCATGTTCAAGTCTTCTCATTTGGCAACCCTCACAAAAACCCAGCCCGATGGAGAGTATTCTACGTGAAACAGGATTTCCTAGACCATACCTCAATAGTTTAAGGGCGTCTAGAAGCACCTGTTAACATCTCACATTGAACCTTTTTGGAAGATTTTGTAGAAGAGGCCGGCGTTGAGTGTTTGGAAGATTGCCGCTACAGCTATGGGCAGCGCTGCTTGCTGTCCAAGGGAGACGAATGCTACACCCATAGCTAGCGGCAGATGCTTCATGCCTGATGAGTATACTATCGCAATAGTTTGTTTCCTGGCGCATTTCAAGATCTTGTTGCAAAGGAGATGTATTCCTCCGAATGCCACTGGAAACAATATTAGTGGAGGAGCTAACAGTACAACTAGGATGTCTCCAGAAAGGGATATGGTTGGAATGTTTACAGCTACCATTATGAACATCAGGATCATAGCTGTGATCGCTGCTATTGGTGGGAATGCTGGAAGATATTTGCCTACTTTCAAGCCACTTCTCTTTTCAAGAATGTTTCGAGTGATAATTCCTAATGTGATTGGGCCTATGAGAACCATTACTAGAATGTTGAGCATACCCAGTATGTCTACCGATGCATATACCCCAGCCAGAATTCCGGTCAAAAACGGGATGGTAACGATTCCTAGAATCATCGTCAATGCACCTAGAAGGAGGGCGAGCGCCACATCCCCTTTCAGTAGGCCTGTCCAAACAACATTCATGCCTGCACATGGCACCGTACCCATGAGTATGAAACCTGTAGCGTAGATTGGGTATCTGCTCATTATAGAGATCGCAAGCACATAGCAGAGGATGGGGAGGAAAATGAAATTTGTGAACAATCCGCATATAATCAATCTCCCTCTCTTGAAAGCAAGCGATAAATCCGAGAACCTGATAGTTACACTCATTGTCCAAATCATTATGGCAATGAAGTAAAGCATATATGGCGTCAATCCTCTCGTGATTGATGGATTAGTTTTGCCTACAATTATCCCTAAGGTAACTGTAGATATGATCAGGTATGAATAGTAGTTTCGAATAAAATTGTCTATTCGAACTATTATTGAAAGATTCTCCAAAATTTTCAGCTGTACCACCTACTGTCTCACCATGTTGCCTTCAAATTCTATAGTAGCAAGTTGACGTTGACCATTTTCAACATTTGTTTTTGGATCTATTGTTAAAGTTCAGCCTTCTCAATGATTATTTTTGAAATTTTCTTAACGTCTGCCTCATAAATGTCGAGTGTTGGAATCTTCTGGAGGTGCTTGGAAATGTCAAATTCGTAATCTGCTTTTTCACCCGCTCTCTCCATAACTTTGGATGCACACCTATTGCCACATCCATTTATGATAATATTCTTTTTCACTTTCTTAGCTATTTCAATGTGGGGTTTCGAATCTGCGGCGATCGCGGTTGTGCAGCAAAGTCTGGCTTTATCTAGATTTGTGAGTAGCACTCCTATCGCGTGCCCTATTTGGCCAATGTTTGCGGCCCCATCACACACCCAGATGATATTTTCATGTTCAGCAACCTTGTAGCATAATGGAAGTATTTTGGGCTGGGCACCTTCCTCTTTGAATATTTCATTCACCTCCTTTCCAAATTAATATGTATGTTTCAATTTATGGAGGATTAAATTGGCTTAATCATATTGGTCTTAACTTTACACATGGTTTCACTGCGTTTC
Coding sequences:
- a CDS encoding radical SAM protein — encoded protein: MLLDALKLLRYGLGNPVSRRILSIGLGFCEGCQMRRLEHAMMIYLHKAEPQTLSCKVYSSLLSIMINTGLKVFGVDRDSFTEYFSESTTRRGLLAVLRGIARYGVTKPQLLDSPFLVVWNLTDACNLKCKHCYQRAGLQKPDELSTLEKLRVVEELADAGVVSIAFSGGEPLMARDFFEVAMKIKKRGMHLAIATNGTLITRDLAKKLRSLGVDYVEVSLDFPDPERHDEFRGVDGAFEKTLQGIRNCVTEGIYTCIATTVTRLNFQEVPKIIELARKLNVKRFIAFNFIPTGRGADSFNIDLTPEQREQLLKILFNESRGGEIEVLSTAPQYARVSLESSGGVNVAPTHFYVGEASWNLKVLAEFIGGCGAGRLYCALQPNGDVSPCVFMPSLTVGNLRETSLMNIWHNSNVLAKLCDRNQLHNNCGSCEYRFICGGCRARAFAYFNDISERDPGCARNRNINI
- a CDS encoding zinc-binding protein, producing the protein MFKEEGAQPKILPLCYKVAEHENIIWVCDGAANIGQIGHAIGVLLTNLDKARLCCTTAIAADSKPHIEIAKKVKKNIIINGCGNRCASKVMERAGEKADYEFDISKHLQKIPTLDIYEADVKKISKIIIEKAEL
- a CDS encoding arsenic resistance protein; this translates as MVQLKILENLSIIVRIDNFIRNYYSYLIISTVTLGIIVGKTNPSITRGLTPYMLYFIAIMIWTMSVTIRFSDLSLAFKRGRLIICGLFTNFIFLPILCYVLAISIMSRYPIYATGFILMGTVPCAGMNVVWTGLLKGDVALALLLGALTMILGIVTIPFLTGILAGVYASVDILGMLNILVMVLIGPITLGIITRNILEKRSGLKVGKYLPAFPPIAAITAMILMFIMVAVNIPTISLSGDILVVLLAPPLILFPVAFGGIHLLCNKILKCARKQTIAIVYSSGMKHLPLAMGVAFVSLGQQAALPIAVAAIFQTLNAGLFYKIFQKGSM